Below is a genomic region from Helicobacter pylori.
AAAATATCGTATTCGCTCAAATTCCCTTGCGCTTTTAAGCTTTGCAAATCATCAATCGTAGTTAGCCCTTTGTCATAGAGTTTGGTAACCCTTTTAATGTCTGTTTTGATTTGCTCTAATTTCTTTTGTAAAGCGATCATGCGAGCTAAATTATTAAAATACTCATAATATTGTTGCACCACTTGCAAATACACGCTTTGGCGGCTATATTCTAAATTAGCCACAGTGGAGCGGTAAGTCGCAGACTTTTCTTTGACATTATTCACATCGCTAAAGCCATTAAACACATTCAATGTGACTTGAGCTTGGAGTTGTTGCGTGTTGTAATGCTTAAAGTGCGGAGTATCCCTATTTTCATTCTTAAAATTATAACTCGTATTTAAGGTGGGTAAAAACATCGCTTTGGCGATGGTATGGTTCTTCATCGCTTGCTTGACACTGAGTTCTTGCGCTTGCAAACTGAGATTAGTGGTAGCCCCCTTTAGCAATTCATAAAGCCCCAAAGCGGCTTTATCGCTTTTTTCATGGTATTTAGCAATCTCTTGATTGATAGTGGTCGCTGTTTCTTTGGGCGAGGGCAAAAAACTCGGTGTTGCTTCTAAAGAACTTGTCGGCGGATCAATGAGCTTTAAATTCTTATGGCTGTAATTGTTAAGGATTTGCTTGATTTCATCTGGGGTTTTAGAGGGGGTTTGGGCTAGAATTAAAACTGCACACAAGCCCCATAAACTAACATATCTTATAATAGTTTTCATCATAATAGTTTTCATCAAATCCCCCTATCGTCTGGTTTTAGCATGCACTAATTGCACTAAATATTTTGCATTTTCTCTGGGTAAATCCGGCAGCATCCCATGCCCTAAATTAAAAATATGCCCTTGATTGCCCATGACTTTTAGAATCGTTTCAACCCCTTCTTCTAAAGCGTTTTTATCATAAAGGCGGGTGGGTTCTAAATTCCCTTGCAAAACATACTTACCGCCTAAAATCTTTTTTGCCGCAGTTAAAGGCGTGCCCCAATCCACGCCAAACACATCAAATTCCCCGTCTATACTGTCCAAATAAGCACCAATCCCTTTAGGGAAAAGGATAACCGGGATATGCGCATAGCGTTTTTTAAGCTCTTTAGAGATTTTTTTCAAATAATCCCAACTGAATTCCAAATACGCTTCTTTTTCTAAAGCGCTAGCCCATGAGTCAAAAATCATCACCGCATTGACCCCTGCTTGGATTTGAAGGCTCAAATACTCTATCAATTCAAGGCTTAATTTTTCTAAAAGCGCTTTTAAAACTTCAGGCTCGCTGTAAAGCATTTTCTTGCTTTTGGCATACGATTTGCTCCCCTCGCCTTCTATCATGTAAGTCGCTAAAGTCCAAGGCGATCCGCAAAAACCGATTAACGCTTTCTCTTTAGAAAGCTTTTGGCGCGTTTGAGAAATCGTATCATAGACATAGTTTAGTTGTTTATAAGCCCCTATTTTTAGGCTTTCCACGCTTTTTAAATCCGTAATAGTCTCTAAAAAATGCGGCCCCTTTTTAGGGATAAACTCCAAATTCAAGCCCATTTCCAAAGGCACTACTAAAATATCGCTAAACAAAATGGCCGCATCCACGCCTAAAATCTCTACCGGCTGTAGGGTAACTTCTGTGGCTAAATCGCTATTTTTACACAATTCCAAGAAACTCCCCGCTTTTTTACGGCTCTCTTGGTATTCGCTAAGGTAACGCCCTGCTTGTCTCATCATCCAAACGGGCGTGTAAGGTGTTTCCTTTCTAAAACATGCATCAATGAAAATCATCATAAATCCTTAAAGGTTTGTCTAATTATGGTTTTTATACTCTATGCTCTATAGTTAGTTTTTAAAATGAATATTTTACCCTAAAAATCTAGTAAAATCATAAAAGGTGAAAGTGATACCAATAGAGTAGATATTCAATCGTGGCGTGCCAAAGGCTTTAGAAAATTTGCTTTGGATAAAATAAAAAGGGATACCACCCCTTGCTTCTATGCTCAAGCCAAAATTTTTAGCCGCATTGAAAAACAAGCCCACACTCCCCACCGCTGATTGGATATTGAATTGATACTTATCAATCTTAGCCCCTAAAATTTGAAGCTGATAGCCTAAGGCGATTTTAGGGATAACCCACCCCTTAAAAAGCCTCACCCCAGCCATAAACCCAGCGCTCATGAAATACGAATCGCCCATTCCAGCATCCAAATACCCCCCTAATAAAGCTTTCTTTTTTAAAACGAACCCTGCCTGAAAGCCTAAAGAAGCGTCATGATAAATTTTATCCATCAAAATAGGAGGGCGGTTTTTAGGGCGGATGGGGGATCTTTTAGTCGTTTCTGCATGCTGGTAAAGATAGCCGATTTTAAAAGAGCCAAAATATTTTTTAGTAGGCTCTAAAGGTTTGAAAAAATCCCCATCCTTTTTGGCCA
It encodes:
- the hefA gene encoding efflux RND transporter outer membrane subunit HefA; the protein is MKTIIRYVSLWGLCAVLILAQTPSKTPDEIKQILNNYSHKNLKLIDPPTSSLEATPSFLPSPKETATTINQEIAKYHEKSDKAALGLYELLKGATTNLSLQAQELSVKQAMKNHTIAKAMFLPTLNTSYNFKNENRDTPHFKHYNTQQLQAQVTLNVFNGFSDVNNVKEKSATYRSTVANLEYSRQSVYLQVVQQYYEYFNNLARMIALQKKLEQIKTDIKRVTKLYDKGLTTIDDLQSLKAQGNLSEYDILDMQFALEQNRLTLEYLTNLSVKNLKKTTIDVPNLQLRERQDLVSLREQISALRYQNKQLNYYPKIDVFDSWLFWIQKPAYALGSFGNFFPGQQNTAGVTATLNIFDDIGLSLQKQSIMLGRLANEKNLAYKKLEQEKDEQLYRKSLDIARAKIESSKASLDAANLSFANIKRKYDANLVDFTTYLRGLTTRFDAEVAYNLALNNYEVQKANYIFNSGHKIDDYVH
- the hemE gene encoding uroporphyrinogen decarboxylase codes for the protein MIFIDACFRKETPYTPVWMMRQAGRYLSEYQESRKKAGSFLELCKNSDLATEVTLQPVEILGVDAAILFSDILVVPLEMGLNLEFIPKKGPHFLETITDLKSVESLKIGAYKQLNYVYDTISQTRQKLSKEKALIGFCGSPWTLATYMIEGEGSKSYAKSKKMLYSEPEVLKALLEKLSLELIEYLSLQIQAGVNAVMIFDSWASALEKEAYLEFSWDYLKKISKELKKRYAHIPVILFPKGIGAYLDSIDGEFDVFGVDWGTPLTAAKKILGGKYVLQGNLEPTRLYDKNALEEGVETILKVMGNQGHIFNLGHGMLPDLPRENAKYLVQLVHAKTRR